From the Streptomyces nigrescens genome, one window contains:
- a CDS encoding DUF427 domain-containing protein: MSTTRGHRIDVTEGTDHVRVEVDGQLIAESRRPLLLTETGYPVRYYLPPEDVRTELLTPSETHTVCPFKGTASYWSLAGGPEDIVWAYPEPHPEVARIKDHFCFYKTELA, translated from the coding sequence ATGAGCACCACCCGAGGCCACCGCATCGACGTCACAGAAGGCACCGACCATGTCCGCGTCGAGGTCGACGGACAGCTGATCGCCGAGAGCCGGCGCCCGCTGCTCCTCACCGAGACCGGCTATCCGGTGCGGTACTACCTCCCTCCCGAGGACGTCCGCACCGAGCTGCTCACCCCCTCCGAGACGCACACCGTCTGCCCCTTCAAGGGCACCGCCTCGTACTGGTCGCTCGCCGGCGGTCCGGAGGACATCGTGTGGGCCTACCCCGAGCCGCACCCCGAGGTCGCCCGGATCAAGGATCATTTCTGCTTCTACAAGACCGAGTTGGCCTGA